The genomic DNA TTGTGTGAAATGGCCACAATGATGTAGATGAACATATTTGCAAAGGTAAGAACGAAGCTTCTTAATATCCATGCACTATGTTTTATCACTTTTTTTCTTCTAATATTGATATAGCCTAGAATGGTTGTACCAAACCATAGTGTATTTAAAACGAGAAATCCAATGGTGCTCAGCCATCCTCCTGTTGCAAAAAAAGAAACGTAAATACCAGGGAGAAAGTTTAACAAAATAGACAGTACATAGACTCGACCATTCCAACGATGAAATTGGATAGATTTAATTCGTAATTTCTTGATCACACCCAAGGGTCCAGTGATTAGGGAGATAATAGCAAAAATGATATGTAATCTAATCATAAGTATCCACAATGATTCGTTAGTTAGAACTTCATCTTTTCTAGCAAGAAAGTTCTGAAAAGTGGGATCGAGCATGAAGTTTTTTGAAAATGTATGCATGACCCACATGAACGACACGATTAAAAAAATGATCCAAATGTTCTTTTTCATTTATCGTTATCCTTCCCCTGTATTTAGGCAAATAAACCATGATTTGTCATAACAAAAACAACAATAAAAATAAGCACAAATGTAAACCAACCGAGTATATTAAGTTTGGCCTTATTTCGTTGTAACGCATTGTCAGGATCCTCTGTAAGAATGACTCGTTTCAAGTTATTTTGTATCATACCTATCAAGGCACCAATTAGCATAAACAGGACTAATGATAGCACCACCCATAACAAAGAAGGATAAGTGGCATATCCCATTACCATCCATCCTCCGGTAATGATTAACAAAATTAATGCATAATGGGCAAAGCGAGTAAAGCCTACTAATGTTTTAACAGCTATTTTCAATTCATTACCTGATCGTGACAAAAGAGATTTAAAAGCAACTGGAAAAGCTAGAAAACTACCGAGCAATAAAGCACCTATTACATGAGCAAATACAATAAATGAATACATAACTACAACTCCATTCTTAAGAAACACGATGTCCAATTAATTTTGATGAGGGAAGCATACTAGCCTTTGCTTCACCATACATACTGTTTCCATCTACAGAAACGGTAAATTTTAAAGAAAGTCATATAGGTTTCTTCACTTTCATAGACCATTTTAATTGATTCCCTTCCTGTACAATATTGTTCAAAGTGACTATATCTTCTCCTTGCTTTGCAATTCCGGCTATACGACCATCTTTAGAAGATAAATCTAATAAAACGGAAAGACTCCCAATAGGAGTGGAAATTGTAGTATCCCATTTTCCTTGGAAATTAA from Bacillus aquiflavi includes the following:
- a CDS encoding DUF2306 domain-containing protein, producing MKKNIWIIFLIVSFMWVMHTFSKNFMLDPTFQNFLARKDEVLTNESLWILMIRLHIIFAIISLITGPLGVIKKLRIKSIQFHRWNGRVYVLSILLNFLPGIYVSFFATGGWLSTIGFLVLNTLWFGTTILGYINIRRKKVIKHSAWILRSFVLTFANMFIYIIVAISHNALQFSYGTSYTIAVWLCWVISLSIAEIMIRKKVFI
- a CDS encoding DUF2269 family protein, producing MYSFIVFAHVIGALLLGSFLAFPVAFKSLLSRSGNELKIAVKTLVGFTRFAHYALILLIITGGWMVMGYATYPSLLWVVLSLVLFMLIGALIGMIQNNLKRVILTEDPDNALQRNKAKLNILGWFTFVLIFIVVFVMTNHGLFA